Proteins encoded together in one Papaver somniferum cultivar HN1 unplaced genomic scaffold, ASM357369v1 unplaced-scaffold_117, whole genome shotgun sequence window:
- the LOC113330109 gene encoding uncharacterized protein LOC113330109: MSSAATTSDGNTSNFTLPFTNISNFVSLKLDNTNFILWRDQFESILITTDLYGHVNGEIQKPGERVMINGVLSLNPRWVYSRKMDKFVVSCLKATFTSAISGDVLGLTTTREIWEYLQSCFKTQYRVRKNMLRAQLFGIRKRNLHILVYLQKIKKIADSVAAIGEKVNESDLIMYVLNGLETEYDNFVVSDQYHVIRYH; this comes from the coding sequence ATGTCTTCCGCTGCAACAACATCTGATGGTAATACATCAAACTTTACTCTTCCGTTCACCAACATCTCAAATTTTGTCTCCTTGAAATTAGATAATACAAATTTTATACTATGGCGTGACCAATTTGAGTCTATTTTAATCACAACTGACTTATATGGTCATGTTAATGGTGAAATTCAAAAACCAGGGGAAAGAGTAATGATTAATGGAGTTCTTAGTTTAAACCCAAGATGGGTTTACTCGAGAAAAATGGATAAGTTTGTAGTTAGCTGTTTAAAAGCTACTTTTACATCTGCTATTTCTGGGGATGTTCTTGGTTTAACTACAACAAGAGAAATATGGGAATATCTTCAATCTTGCTTCAAGACTCAGTATAGGGTACGTAAGAATATGTTGAGAGCACAATTGTTTGGTATTAGAAAAAGAAATTTACATATACTAGTGTACTTACAGAAGATTAAAAAAATTGCTGACTCCGTAGCTGCCATTGGTGaaaaagttaatgaatctgatttgATAATGTATGTGTTGAATGGTTTGGAAACGGAGTATGATAATTTTGTTGTCTCAGATCAGTATCATGTGATCAGGTATCACTAA